One window of the Mycobacterium haemophilum DSM 44634 genome contains the following:
- a CDS encoding WXG100 family type VII secretion target, producing MATRFMTDPDAMRSMAGRFEMHAQTVSAEAAKMWASSMNIAGAGWSGIAQATSYDTMGQMNQAFTNIVNMLHGVRDGLARDANNYEQQEHASQRVLGS from the coding sequence ATGGCAACACGTTTTATGACAGATCCGGACGCGATGCGCAGCATGGCGGGTCGGTTTGAGATGCACGCACAGACGGTGTCGGCCGAGGCTGCCAAGATGTGGGCATCGTCGATGAACATCGCTGGGGCGGGCTGGAGCGGTATTGCCCAGGCGACCTCGTACGACACTATGGGGCAGATGAATCAAGCGTTCACCAACATCGTGAACATGCTGCACGGGGTACGTGACGGGCTGGCCCGTGACGCCAACAACTACGAGCAGCAAGAGCACGCCTCGCAGCGGGTCCTCGGCAGCTAA